A region of Candidatus Wallbacteria bacterium DNA encodes the following proteins:
- a CDS encoding DUF362 domain-containing protein, with product MTAKVYFKEFLKTPAETGQASQAGRELLEMIIREEKLTLEKTVPLKVHFGEAGNLTYLKAENYQGVIDYLRQGSIETCFIETSALYSGRRKNRELHLKLAEEHGFRAVPIEIADGSAGEAFYEVQIRGKHFQKCRLGAGFAKYPQLLVLSHFKGHSLAGFGGAIKNLAMGFASKAGKLDQHAASGPFIIPFLCKKCRACIFFCPVKAIKSGFFFKIDRQICIGCAGCIPICPKGAIIPNFLNSFSRKFPERLVEYAHAAHLGRRNVYLNFIINVTSTCDCVGRNMKPIADDLGVLASLDPVAIDKASLDLLDKKAGKMLFKKNRQSLDYAESLGMGSTKYELVSI from the coding sequence ATGACTGCGAAAGTGTATTTCAAGGAGTTTCTCAAGACACCGGCCGAAACCGGTCAGGCAAGCCAGGCAGGCAGGGAACTGCTCGAAATGATCATCCGTGAAGAAAAGCTTACACTCGAGAAAACTGTACCTCTGAAAGTCCATTTTGGGGAAGCTGGAAACCTTACCTATCTTAAAGCGGAAAATTACCAGGGCGTTATCGATTATTTGCGTCAGGGATCGATAGAAACATGCTTTATCGAAACAAGCGCGTTGTATTCCGGGCGGAGGAAAAACAGAGAGCTGCACCTGAAATTGGCAGAAGAACATGGATTCAGGGCAGTACCGATAGAAATCGCCGACGGAAGTGCAGGTGAAGCCTTTTATGAAGTGCAGATTCGGGGAAAGCATTTTCAAAAATGCCGGCTGGGAGCAGGTTTTGCCAAATATCCGCAGTTGCTGGTGTTGAGCCATTTCAAGGGACATTCCCTGGCCGGATTCGGTGGAGCGATTAAAAATCTCGCGATGGGTTTTGCATCCAAAGCCGGGAAACTGGACCAGCATGCTGCCTCCGGGCCATTCATCATCCCGTTCCTCTGCAAAAAATGCCGCGCCTGCATTTTCTTCTGCCCTGTGAAGGCCATCAAAAGCGGTTTTTTCTTTAAAATTGACCGGCAAATCTGCATCGGCTGCGCAGGCTGCATCCCGATCTGCCCGAAAGGTGCCATCATCCCGAATTTTCTGAATTCATTTTCCAGGAAATTCCCTGAACGCCTGGTGGAATATGCTCATGCTGCTCACCTGGGCCGCCGTAACGTTTACCTCAATTTCATCATTAACGTGACTTCAACCTGCGACTGCGTAGGCAGGAACATGAAGCCGATCGCCGATGATCTCGGCGTGCTGGCTTCTCTCGACCCTGTCGCCATTGACAAGGCCAGCCTGGACCTCCTGGATAAGAAGGCTGGAAAAATGCTATTCAAGAAGAATCGCCAATCTCTGGACTACGCGGAAAGCCTGGGTATGGGCAGCACGAAATACGAACTGGTTTCTATTTGA